Genomic segment of Rattus norvegicus strain BN/NHsdMcwi chromosome 7, GRCr8, whole genome shotgun sequence:
TGATCTTCCTGCCAGAGGGACTGGACAAGATTTCTTCTGCATGATTGGAAACTTGGACCTATTAGCACGTCATCTACCCAGAGAAGCAGGCAGCGTGACAGAGTGAAGAGGTAAGAGAAGAATCTGTCTTCTATTAAGGTTGGGGACTTAGGGCATGGAGAAGTTAGGTGCAAAACCTTGTTATTTTATACCAATGATACTTCATTCCTAAACCTGGAAGCAGTACCTAAATTCCTACCAGGTTTGACCATGGTACGCTTCGGCTTTTTcctctgatattttctttttcactgtACTTTTCCGGAGCATCTGAGAGATTTCTTTGTATTTGCAGCTGGCACATGTTTGGGGTTTGGTAGTttggaattgttttatttttgtttttccaaccagacccagtttcaaaacaggacatttttctgcttctcttttcttAAGACATTTTCTCTGTGAAGAGTTGTTAAATCGTCCCTTTTAATGTGATGTGGTCAAAACAATACTTCATTTTGCCTAGAATtgccaaaaataaatagataaataaatacataaataaataaataaaaataaaaaaggagtttTCAGATGTGCTTTGGCACCCCAGTAGTGTAGAATCTCCGAGGTGTACAGAGAGGAAATGAGTTGCCTGTGAGTGTGATTTGATTGGAAATGGAAGGATTGCGAGTGAACATGTGTGTGACTTTTCACAGGGGAAGGAACTACtgcagaaacaagcaaacagcacAAAAGGTGGAGGCTGGAAAGATGTTTTAGAAAGTCTCTGTGTCAGAGAAGCTTCAAGCCACTGAAGATGGAGAATGAAACCGTCAGTGAACTGAACCAAACCGAGCTCCCGCCGCAAGTAGCCGTGGCCCTCGAGTACCAGGTGGTCACCATCTTACTTGTGGTGGTTATCTGTGGACTGGGCATTGTGGGCAACATCATGGTAGTCCTGGTGGTCATGAGAACGAAGCACATGAGAACCCCTACAAACTGCTACCTGGTGAGTCTGGCTGTGGCGGATCTCATGGTCCTGGTGGCTGCAGGCCTCCCCAACATCACCGACAGCATCTATGGTTCCTGGGTCTATGGCTATGTTGGCTGCCTCTGCATCACGTATCTCCAGTACTTAGGAATTAACGCATCTTCATGCTCAATAACAGCCTTTACCATTGAGAGGTACATAGCAATCTGCCACCCCATCAAAGCCCAGTTTCTGTGCACATTTTCCAGAGCCAAAAAAATCATAATCTTTGTCTGGGCCTTTACATCCATTTACTGTATGCTGTGGTTCTTCCTTCTGGATCTCAATATCAGCACCTACAAAGATGCTATTGTGATATCCTGTGGCTACAAGATCTCCCGCAACTACTACTCACCTATTTACCTAATGGACTTTGGCGTCTTTTATGTCATGCCAATGATCCTGGCCACTGTGCTTTACGGGTTTATAGCTAGAATCCTCTTCTTAAACCCCATTCCTTCAGACCCTAAAGAAAACTCTAAGACGTGGAAAAATGACTCAACCCATCAGAACAAGAATATGAATTTAAACACCACCAACAGATGTTTCAACAGCACCGTTTCTTCCAGGAAGCAGGTAAGCAAAGCTGAACTTTCAAGTCAAGACAGGAAATATGAAATAGAGTTTTCTGTGAGATGGGATCAACTTTGTCCTACTTAGCTGATGGCAGAAGCAAAATACAATCATGCAGATGTCTCACGGCATAAGCTTCTGCTTTGCATATTAAACGCACCTCTGGATCAACGGAAGACCTAAAAATAAATGGAGGGATTTGATAGCACTTTAGCAGGAAGCAGTTTCATATTAAAATATGGGGGACTGTAGACTGAACCCCAGAAACCTTGATTTATAACACTTGTTCCTCTCTTAGAAATGTTATCAGGACAGTTAGAatacttctggcctctgtggggagAATTTCTGTTGCATGACAAAGAATTTCCTTTCAGGAACTGTACTGCCCATTTACCAAGAGACTTTGACAATAGATTAGTGAGTCAAAGTAAGGGGACTTTTCTTACATTGTATGGTTACTCACAACTGGCTCTCACAAATGACAGGTAATCGGCCTTCTTTGGCTGGTCTTGATGAGAAATGATTCACTAATCCTTTTCTATATCTTTCCAAGCAATCTTAGTACACAGGATCTGGGAATATATTCTCCTCAGGAGGGGAGGAGTGCATTCAAAAGACTGGCCAACATCAAATTGAATCAGCTATAAACAATTTTTAATGTAGGATTTCTAGGATAACTAGAACTCTTTTATGCTTCCATATAGCCTAATGTGTGTGTGGCTGCAGTGGAATGATGCTTTTCTTAGTGACGAGAGCATCTCATTTATAAGATAATGCAAAATTAGAAGGCACTATAGCATATACTCATCTGTTTGTGTCTGCACAACTGTCCTGAGATATTTATGAGCTTATCATTAGCTCTTTCTCTAtttgtgatgaatatgaagtaaatatgtattctcataatgaaaaaagaaatcatggaatCAACTGTATAGTTTCTTTTAAATCAATTGGTGTTTTTTGCAGTTAATTCTATTTTTGCATATAGAAAACTGAGTGTACTTTTAGAAGCATGTTTGTGCTTATAAGTTCTTAAACTCTATGTTACCTAGTATGTTATGAATTGTGACTGGATAAATTGtgacatgtgcatacatgcacatggcaGAGCAAACTTATAAAACTGAAGATGCTTGCAATGAAGAGAGCTGTAGTTAAAGAGAATGCACGCAGCATTTTAAATGACATGTGACACTTAGTTCACATGACATATATTACGAAGACAGAATGGAGCTCTTGACTAACTACTATGAAGTCTGCTTCTGAACATAGACAGCAGAGCTATGGTGTCTATGCTAATACAAGGTGTAGCTGGCCATTAACCAAAGCTTGATTCATGGAAATGGTGAGAGATACATTGGCCACTTGTCAAGACAAATGTTAAGAACTACAATATGACAAT
This window contains:
- the Trhr gene encoding thyrotropin-releasing hormone receptor (The RefSeq protein has 1 substitution compared to this genomic sequence), translating into MENETVSELNQTELPPQVAVALEYQVVTILLVVVICGLGIVGNIMVVLVVMRTKHMRTATNCYLVSLAVADLMVLVAAGLPNITDSIYGSWVYGYVGCLCITYLQYLGINASSCSITAFTIERYIAICHPIKAQFLCTFSRAKKIIIFVWAFTSIYCMLWFFLLDLNISTYKDAIVISCGYKISRNYYSPIYLMDFGVFYVMPMILATVLYGFIARILFLNPIPSDPKENSKTWKNDSTHQNKNMNLNTTNRCFNSTVSSRKQVTKMLAVVVILFALLWMPYRTLVVVNSFLSSPFQENWFLLFCRICIYLNSAINPVIYNLMSQKFRAAFRKLCNCKQKPTEKAANYSVALNYSVIKESDRFSTELDDITVTDTYVSTTKVSFDDTCLASEKNGPSSCTYGYSLTAKQEKI
- the Trhr gene encoding thyrotropin-releasing hormone receptor isoform X1 is translated as MENETVSELNQTELPPQVAVALEYQVVTILLVVVICGLGIVGNIMVVLVVMRTKHMRTPTNCYLVSLAVADLMVLVAAGLPNITDSIYGSWVYGYVGCLCITYLQYLGINASSCSITAFTIERYIAICHPIKAQFLCTFSRAKKIIIFVWAFTSIYCMLWFFLLDLNISTYKDAIVISCGYKISRNYYSPIYLMDFGVFYVMPMILATVLYGFIARILFLNPIPSDPKENSKTWKNDSTHQNKNMNLNTTNRCFNSTVSSRKQVTKMLAVVVILFALLWMPYRTLVVVNSFLSSPFQENWFLLFCRICIYLNSAINPVIYNLMSQKFRAAFRKLCNCKQKPTEKAANYSVALNYSVIKESDRFSTELDDITVTDTYVSTTKVSFDDTCLASENGPSSCTYGYSLTAKQEKI